ACCAAGTAGGTAGGCATGCAACGAGCACCCCTGGTCTCTTAGTCCTCGCTGCTGCGTACGTTGGCTGCGTCCCCGGAGTGCATTGCTGCGCGCAGGCGTGACGTGCGGCCCGGCTCTGTGAGTGGTTTCCCCACACTGGCGGCTATCCCATTCTCGCCAGATGCACACCATGTTGATAACACAGGCGTGTCGGGCGCCAAGTCACCCGAGCCGGCAATCGGACCCGTGAGATGGTGGGTCTGCGGCATGGCAATGCGTCCCTTGAGAGACTTGCtcacatcatcatcatctggAACAGGTCCATCGTTGGCGGTGCATGATGTGTGCCACCACCGCATTCATCCAAACGTGGACTGGTTCTCCGACTCGTGGATGGCTGCTACCCTGACACTCAACGGTTCCAGAGTGGACATGGCCTCGAAGACACCCGGGTGCATTGCCATTGACTCGGGCCCAAAGTTGTGATTCAGCGCTGGCTGGAAGAGTGGGTGTGAGGGTAGGGGCATCTGGCGGGGTTCTTCTGAATGGGGATAACCGGATGCTGGCATTGACATTTCGGGACGAGAAGCTGGGTAAGGTCCCGGCTGGCGTGGCGAAGGGGTATCCAAGCCCATGCCAATAGCTGCAAGCTCTCTGGTCAAGAGATTGAGGGCACTGTTTATCACTGAGGAATGTCAATGGTGCATCTCAGCGATggggcgccggccggccggcagaaACAAGGGGATGCCTACCTGGGCTAAAGTTCTTGACCTGATCGAGGCACTGGATGCAGTAGCTCAGTTTTCGCATggcctgctgcgcgtcgGGCGTCGCTTGGACCTGAAGCAGGAAGATTGACGCGGCAATGTAGACGCTATACGCAAGTGACAGGACGCAGTAGTTCATCGTAAACGTCCGGCAGAAAAGATCGAAtatggtgatgatggccgtTGCCGACGTCACACACTCCACCAGGTAGCTCTTGATCTGGGCGCTGCCCTCCTCGGTACCTCTTCCCCTGCCCGTGAGCATCGGCCGGTACAGCAAGATTTTGAACGTATGATAGAGGCAGCTTGAATTGGTTAGCGGCTTACGGGTCCCCTTGTGAAGATGGCAATGCGCGACTTACTTCATGGTGACGATGTGGGAAGGGGGTGCCATGGCCGGTAGCGCGAGCGGGTCGAGCTTCAAGTGAGGAGCCAGTTGGTCCCACCATTGCTGAAAAGCCGGCTCCTGGGCGCGGAGACAATCCTGCACCTCTGCGTCGGTGTTTTGGGACAGAGGATCGTACATGTGGATGAGGATCTCGTTGAAGATGACTGACAGGCGACACATGCTCATAAAACAGGATGCCGAATGCGCGGTGGTCGGAGGATATTTCCATGTGACGCCGACTTGCTGCGCGCCAAAGGGCACCCAAATATCCTCTTCGGCGGAGTCATCGACTGGCAAGTATCAGCACCGGCGCAAGGGGCGTGGGCAAAGGATTGCACTCACAGACTATTTGGGGTGGGGATATACTCGTCTGCTGGATAGACGGGGAGCGTCCAAGATACAGACTGATAAGCTTGTCCCAGAAATAGCAACTCCAGAATATACGGTGCCGGAtctcgaggtcctcgtcggaTAAGGGGAGGGAGCCCGGGTAGCGTTGCGCGTCGACACAAATCCCCAAATGATCGATGAGTCGGAAAGCGATGCCGCTGTACGTCCAAGCCTGCGTCGTGTTGCCGAGACTGCACTCCTGAGCACTCAGTAACAGCAGCGTCTGTATGGTGGGGATCGTGCAAATGCCGCGGCTGAGTTCGTCAAACACCATGCTGCGTGCATGTTTGGCAAACACGGCGCCTCCGTCGTATGACTCGTCCAAGAGCCGCTTCGTCGAGGGGTCGTTTTGGCCCCACCGGATAGAGTGTGAAatgacggcgttgaggaggGTATGCGAGTAGTATGGCCCCAGAGACTGCATGTCGCCTGTTCAACGTCAGCAAGGCCTCGAGGGCTGCTCAAAGATGGGTACGTACGAGTGAAGGCTGGTCGGTAGAGAAAGCCGAATAGCGGGTTGATCCAACACCAATGGACATTGAGTAAATATTGGAACGGTTCCTATCAAGAGTcagccggcgacgaccatTCAAGGAAGGGGCCCCGCTAAAGGTGCGAGCGAGGTCCCGACAGCCGCATACGAGTATAGGGCATGGCAGGCATCTTGAGGGATATTGAACTGTCGCAACAGAAAGGTATACGCACAGGAATATCGGACAGGTTCTCCAACGCTCGTTGCTGCCAGGCATTGTTGACCAGCCGCTCCCTCCGCTGAACGTTGGAGTCGTTGGAGGTCATGTACTCGGACCCGACTGGCAATCGATCGCTGGGAAGATTGAAGAAGCTGGTAGTGCCATGGTAGGTGATGCCACCTCTGTCGTCGATCTTGAGGCCGCGAAAACCACGCGTGACGCCGTGTTCGTCGGGACACCGGGCCGAAGACGAAGCATCGTGAGCGGCGCCCACGGGGGGGCTGGagtgcgacgaggcggcggcggacgcggggGATTTTGCGACGATTGCGAGCTGCTCTTCAAGCTCCTTGATTCgttcctcgaggcgctgcgtgTACGACAAGGTCGGGTTCCTGTTGTGGCCTCGTTCAGCGGCCGAGTCGCACATGCCACCCGTATGTATACCGCTCCGCTGGGGGGATGCCTGCTTACAACTTGTATACACAGTCGtcgttgcgggcggcgcagcgatGGCAGACGGGCTGCTCCCCGCCACATTTGACCTGTGCAGAGGTGGTCTCGTGAGCGGTGGTGTCCGAAAGTGCGGTTCCGTCGCTATGCGAGGCAGAGGAAGCGCGCGAGCGCCCCCGAGCAAGCAGTCACTCACcttgcgccggcggcagggctCGCACGAGAAAGCGCTCTTCTTGGTTGCCTTGACCGACGACATTGCGGGCTAGcgggtgccgttgccgaaGCGATGGCATCGAGGTCGCGATTGCAGGGCAAGGGATGAATGAATGGTTGTGCCGCCTGTCTGGACGAAGGTTACAATgtcgcctcgacgaggcgaagcTGGGCTGCGGTGGAGACTCTTGGGGCGGGGCTCCCTGCTGTATCCGACTCGAGCCCGCGGGGGCCCACAACTGGCAGGCCTAAAGTACCTAACCGCAGTCCGAGGGCTGCCGAATGCACGGCCAGGTATCGCTACCTGGCAGGTGTGACGAGTCTCGCCAGGCACGTGTCTAAGTCGCGTACCGTGTACCTTCCAAATGCGGCCTCGCAATGCACCTCGCACATGAAAATGGCGTCAATCCACGTCGGTCGTTTTGGTGCGCAGGCGTTTTGTCGGTACGCAGGCCGTCCCCTTTACTTTTTTCTCTCTGCCGGTGAAGAATCCCCAACGCCGTGGTGGCTGCGGCTCCGAGATTTGGCGTTggccctggcgccgcccgcccgcagtCATTCCATCATGGatgcctcggccagctggcaCTGGCCCTACCGATGTACCTGCAAGGTACCTTATTGGGGCAGAGACGTCAGTACTTGGGCCTCGGCATGcattagtacctaggtacctacagtaccaGGTGACGAAGGCACGCTACGCAGGTAGCAGTTTGGTAGTAGATACTGTATCTTATGTACATAAGAACGTATAAGTAGGTACTTTCCTATCAAGGAATTACCTGTACTTCGACCTGGGAGGAACTAAACCCGGTGGCAGAATCAAGTTGGCGTTGTTGGTTGGGTCGTAATGTCACGAGAAGCCGCGAGGCAAGGGAAGCGGCCCGAAACCCCGACCCTCCATCCTATTCTCGTCGCACACAAAGTCTGCGGCCAGCCGGTTGCACGAGGATGAGGCTCAATTCTTCCCTTTACACGTCCCCACTTTCCGGCCGAGCAAAatctccgcctcgcccatcACCAGCATTCGTCGCAAGATGCCATCTTCAATCTGAAGAAGCCGTCGCCTGCGAGAAGAGCCTCTCACAAAAGAAAGTACTTGCGCCAACCTacaagcaggcaggccctcgtcgtcgacatcctgatcgccaaggccgccaccagcccagcccaatCTAGGCGCTACGCTGACTTGCACCCGGCATCCCGGAATCCCGGAATCCCGGCTGTCGCTTGGCAATCGCCCCGGCTGATGGTCATCCATCAGCCTGTTAACGTGCCTTTTTCCGCTGATCCTGCATGTTACTCATCATCCGCGCAAAAGCTTGCGTCATTGCATCACTTGCATTTCTGTCTGCCGAAATTACTAGTACTAGCAGTACTACGTGTAACACGCCTCCGGAGCGGCGGGGCAGCTGGCCCCTGCACGATGAGCTAGGGTGTCCCCTGCAGGCATCGTGAGCTCAGAGCCTCATATGCCCCTCATTCTCACACGGATGTTGGGGGCCAACCTCCCCAACGCCCAAGTTGAGACAAATTATAACTACAATGTCATCTTCAACATCAGTGGATACACAGTCTGCTACCGTCCTCGCGTGCAGCGGCCGCAATTGCTCCCTGTACAATCGACGTCCCCTTGACAGAGCCTACTGGTAGGGATGGCGGTTTGAAGATTAGCAAACGCCATGATAGAAATGACCCGGGATGTTGTATTTGGGCGACCAAGAGCGCGCAAGGCCGAGTCGATCTGGTAACTTGCGCTGGAATGGGGTACGGCCTCGGTCCTCGCCTGAGCGTACATCATTGCTGGAGTGATATGGCAGCCTTGGAACAGCACACAGGCGACAAAAGTCGCGTTGCTATTATGGCAACGTCGCGACAGCACCGGATGAAATTGTATGATCGGGGATTTCGCTCTTTCATGTATCAATTAACCCGTGGCAATTAGAGGAGGTCCCGTCTGTAGCGTCTGTGTGTTGTACAACCCACATCAGCCTCATGTCTGGTTGCAATAGTCGGCTTGGACGATTCAACGTACTGGTAACACCAGTGTGGGGGGGTGACACCCGTGGTAAGGCCAGTTACGACGTAATCAATGTGAGCTCCAAAAACCTATCTCGAGGCGGCGATTGTGGAACATAAAACGAATGGTCAGGTTTGCACAGTGTGTGCACCAAGGAGTGTATATTAAGACCCATCCATCATGTCCGTGATGTTCTCTCCGAATCACCGAAGCACGTGCCCCGGATAACTCGAAAGGGATCACTGATGTCGTAGAGCACTAAGGAGTGTTTGCCTTCAAACCATAGGCGGCCGTTACGTCCGTCATCTATCCACCCCTTCACCGACATTACACTAGTTCGCTGCCGGATAGCCCATTGCGTGTTGCGTGCTTGGTCATATTATTCCTTGTAGTGGCCGTAGTCCTTGTATCCACCTTTTGGGGGCGGGTAGCTGCCGTAGCTGCCATATTTGCCGTAATTGCCGTAGTTTCCATAACCACCAGGAGCGGGCTCTGGGTTGGCTTCCGGGGCGGCCTcgggagccggagccggggcgGCGATCGCAGAcacggcggcaagaagaacaaCCCAGACGGCCTTCATTTTGTTCTGTCGGTCAAAAAGATCTTGGAATGGTTGGTTTAGACCTTGGGCGAGGTCTGATAAGATGTAGTGATGCAAGTGATGACTATCGCGTGCCTTTTCTGACTCGGGACTCCGGCGGTGACTTGATCGAAGCGGGAGCGGGAAGCGTTCCCTTTAGTAGTGCAAGGAGAAGCTTACACAACCCGGATCTTCCGCTTCGACACATATGCTTCGGCTCGTCACGAATGCAGAAGCGTATCCGAGAAGGATCAGCCCCGTGCCTTTTCCCATCTGGCTACAAACCGTATCACCGCATGAAAGCCCAACGCATAGCGCCACAGTAGTCATCTCAATCCACGTCTACATACGAGCTTCAAACCGGGTATCGCCTTTTTGTGCTACGCCCCGGAGCGGGCTCGACCCGCGGACCGGTGGTCACATGCTGACGCCACGTCACTGGGGGAAGGCAATAACTGcatcgccgcagcctcgCGGCTCATCGCGGCATTTGAAATACAGGGCGATGCCGATATACGGACGATGTAAGACTCCCACTCATCTTTCggcccgtcatcatcagcaccaTTGGGGCTGGAATGTGGTCGCGACTCAGCCGCACGGCAAGTCTGCAGCCAAGATCGAGGAGCCGCGTCGTTGATACGCTACTTCACCAATTGGCTTTGGCACCGGCGCGGGGACTGGGCCGTCAGCCGCAGATGACGCGACTTGGAACCAAACATACGAAGTATGGGCCACTTTAAGATTGAAGCCGCCAGAAGTAATACGGCCGTGGTTTCCAAATCGTCACCGGGATCGTGGGGGGCTGCCTCGTGCATCTTACATGTACGACTTAACGTGTTGGTGATCCGGACTGCAATCGTGCATCTTGTCACATTGGGAAGTGCCCCGCTCGAACGAACCCGGAGAGTTCGGGTCGGGACTGTCTTTGTTCAGAACTTGGAGGGCCGCTAGCCCAACAGTGAGATGTCTACCTGACATGGAATTTTGGAGCgtggtggcgtcgacgaggctgcgTGCACTCTATGCTGGAATTCTTTGCTTTGGCCAGTGCAGTCCAGATTGCCAGGCCGTGACGGTGACACTTGTATCTGACACTAAAGTAACTTATTTGTAGATACGCACTTCGTAAGCAGAATACGAAACAATTCGGAATATGTGTAAGCATTGTACCACAACGTCATCAGAGTTTCTTATGTTGCCTCGTGTTCCCGACAACATGAATGCAATGTACCCCGCGCGCCACAAGCTAGTCGCTGCTCGGCAAATGCAAGTTTCAGGCAGTGGCCGCCACGTCGAGACGCCATCGACGGTTGAACCTTCTTAACCCCTCCTCTAGTTCCCTCATTTGGGCGGTGCGCTGGCTGACAGTCGGGTCTTGGCGCCCTTTAGGTTTTTTGGTGCATGGCGCCCCAGATACTTTTTACGCAACAAGAGAAGCAAGCTGCACAGCTGTGCTGACTGCTGAGCCTCGTGTGACATGTCGGATATCACGGCTCATGCCCGTTGCCTGCCATAAACCAACGCTAAACCTACATATGCAGTATTGAGACCGACCAGAATATACAGGTGGCACACGCGGGGTCCAAAGACTTGCCTTCGGTCTGACGTCCTGTTTCGCGGACTCCCACTTTGTCGTTCCCGTTGTCTCGTTTTTTTCTCCCCTCATCTCCTTCCTGTCCCTTGGGTTGTTGACGAATTTTGATATGACCAACGCCATGAATAAGGAGTCTCATCTCGACAATCTCCTGTCCGACACCGACGATCCCGGCGGCTCAGAAGTAGACCTTGAACTGCACGAGTTGCAGAACAGGTCCCTACGAAGAAGATCCGACCCAGCCCTTGTGCGGGTTTGCAAACCACTAAATGTTGtcttccttctccttgcAATCAGCATTACCTCCTTTTGGGCCGGAACCTATCTACCCTTCCGCAAATCTACACTTGATGGGATATGCGCAGCTCATACAACCCAGTGGTGTAAGTTGACATCGTTCGTCTAGAGGCACGGACACAGATTAAAGCCTATATAGCTCCTGTTTTGAGAGATGTGGATGTCAAGTACGGTATTAAGCAATTCAATGGATCGTTTCTGGAAGAGAATATATACCGGCAAGTCGGTACACCAGAAGTCGACAAAGCTTGGGACGATCTCGGTGTCAATTGTACAAGCCCTCTCCTTAGCAAGGTAAAACTGAGCTGACTCTCTTTAGTTGGAGCGGGTATCATATCATACGAGGAGGGTATAAAAAGCGGTCTGGGCCGTCACTTTGTCAAGCGAGCAAAAAAGTACGGAGGCGGCTTCATCGTCAACCTCGAAGGGCTTCACCACTTGCACTGTCTGGTGCGACTGACCTATCCCTGGCTCACATGACAGCAGTGACTGACGCTGCATAGAATCTCATTCGACAGTCACTATATTTCAACTATGAGCATTACCGAGATCTCAAACAGCACGCTTTCAAGAACGAGGGCGAAATCCTCCGCAAGCACGTCAGTAGGTCTTCCCCACCCTACGCAAGCAAGGAACCTTTAAGATATCTAAAACGCGCACAGCGCATTGCCTGGATGCCGTCCGCCAGGTGCTCATGTGCAACGTCGACACTGGGGTGTTGGGTCAAGTTTGGACCGTGGACAGTGACGGCAAGGAATTACAAGCATTCCCAGACTTCAACTCGAAACATATGTGCAAGAACTTCGACGACATCAAAGAATGGTCCAGAAAGATTTTGGTGAGACTAGAGCACGAAAGTGATGACCTAAAAAGCTTACGTTAAGATAGGCACCTTCTACGGACGATCTCCCGAACGACTATCTAGAGCCTCCAGCCGATGGCGATGTAGTGGGGCCAATACCCTGACCGGTTGTGGGATTTTAATCATCATATAATTATACACTATTATATCCGTCTGTCCGGGAGTGGTGTTGTAAATATAATGGTCAGTTCTGTTCATTTTACATCGGCTTTTAGGTTTGCCTGTCACTGTTGCTACAAACCATCCTCTATCTTCAATCGCCATGTGTGGTATCATTGCCTTCGAATGCGACTCATAGATCATGCATATCTTTCGTTCCCATGAATTCAGCATCTAttgtgctgctgcatctCTCATCAGGTCTGCGCCTTGATCTTCCTCTGCGATCAAATGCGACTACACAGGGGATGCCCCGGTTTTACGCCATTTAGATAGAAAATGGTACTTTTGCGCATCGACGCTCCTTTCTCGCCTGCGGCTCAAATGGTGCACGGAGATAACTAAACGGAGTGGTGTCAGCGCTTGCAACAGGTAAAGCCGTGCATTTGAGCGTACCAAGCAACAAGACAAGAGCCACCATTGGTAGCGGCCATGCAGTTTCCGCTAGTGCTGTTGCCCAGTCGCTGTCGGGCCTGGTGGTCAGCAGGCACAGGAGACATAAGCCTGTGCCGAGCAAGAGGTGTACTGAGAAACGCAGCCACGAGCCGAGGGTATACGTCCGGACATTGACCAAGCCCAAAATGCCCAGAATTATGAGTGAGAAACCAGCTGCGATAAAGAAGTACTCAAACTATACGCAGTATCAATGTTAGCAATGTGAGAGATAGTGTGTCAGATCCCATGTCGAAAACATACAAACAAGATGGCTGAGTGGATCCTTGCGGTCAAGTCGCCAGCaaagtcgtcggccgcctccatAGACTCCTCTGGGGCCTCGAAGCCGTACTTGGACATTATAGTGGTAAACACCTTGGATGTGATTTCGACGATGCTGTTGTTGACCTCATCAAGATTCGATGCTGCGGATGATGCAGCGTCAAAGAGCTGCTCCTTCAGCGTCTTGAGCAGTTCTTCAATGATCTCGCTAGTCTCGGCCGCATCCTCGGGCGGGTAGGCGGCGAAGGTATGGTTGATGGCGAGTTGAACCTCCTCGATAAAAGGGCCCGACACTGCCTCCGCGCTGTAGTTTGCGCTGAGCTTTTCGCTTACATCGACGATGAGCGTGTTCATCGCGGAACTAAAGTCTCTGTATCATCGTTAGCAAGGTGTCACTGCGTTGTCATGCGGCAGGGCCCAGTCGACATACCGAAGAACCTCAGCGATCTTTTGCCAAATTACAAACTGCGCCATCCCAGACATGCAGAGAACCAATGCAGCATGAAAGGGAAAATGGAGAAACGACCAGACTTGCTGTCTGATGGAGCCGAAGTGATGACGGTTCAAAGTGTCGAAGTAGAGCATATAAAAGAGATACTGTACACCGAGGTTAGCGGCGCGAATTTCGTCAGCAAGGAATGGATACCACCTACAATAGTAAGTATAGCGCCAAGCAACGTTCCAATATTTGCAGCCGTCCAATAGTCTTGAGCTTGGGAGATCTGGTCTCTGGTCAGCTAGAGTAAAAAATCATCTCGAGCGTCGGACATGCCTTGGTTACGCTTTTAAGGACGTCAAgaacgccctcgcccactAATTCCAGAGGTTAGCAAACATTGGCTTTTTCGAAAACAGAGGGGTCTAACAGATGTATAAGGTAAGGAGGCTCATTCGTTCAATCAAATGGGTCCCTTTGAAGCTGACAACACGCCATTGAGACGCGATGCCAATGTTGCCTACCATCtcagcgacagcgacgacatAGAGTGCTCTATATGCGTGATCCGTTTCAACCGAAGCGCTAACAACGCTGTCAATACCAGTCTCGCATAGAAAGAAGGAGGGTGTCCATACAAGCTAACGCCAAGATAGATGAAAGCGGCAGCCAGTGATACACTTGCAACCAGTCCGAGAGGTAATTTGCTGTTCTTATATATGCGAACGTGGAACAAGACCAGTAGATACTGAACCGCCAGCACAATTCTTGACACCATCAAAATAAGAGCTGTTAATGGGTTAGCCAGACAGTGAAAAGAAGTCGGGGAAGATCGATGAATTACCGAGGACTCGCAGCTGCGCAGGGTGGCCTTCGGACGCATACTTTGGTCCGGCCACAGCCAAGCCCACCATAACTCCAAGATGCGCGCCCTTGGCAATTCGTGATGACAGACTATCCGAAACAAAACGGATGTCGTGCATACTGGTGAGACACCAGGTGAACCATAAGACACAGAAGAAGCCGACGTATGATGTTAATGTCGAGACGGACTGGATTTCGTGAATGTTGGAGAAAGTGGCGAGGTTCGCGACGAAGAAAAGGTCGTAGAAGAGCTCGATAGTCGTTGATTCATTGTGTCTCTGGAAAATAGGCAGCTCCTCCAATAGTGTTGAGTCGGCCTGGTCAGAGTGTTGATGGATGTGACCGAGCTCGGAGCTCGGGGCCGACTCGAGTTTCCCGCCCGCCTTGTACGATGCGAGGGGGGTTCCTAGCAACTGCAACCTGGTAGGCACGGCGCCGGACTCGTGATCTGATTCACGCATCTTGAAAGTCTGCGGTAAAAGAAACGAACAAAAGGAAACGACACAAGGTGGAAACCTTGACTTCAATGAGCAACAAGCAAGACGAACTTTGCGAGCCAAATGAATTTGGTATCACGGAGGCATAGCATTTGATCCCGTTATTATATGGCAGCCCCATGACCCCCACTTACAACAGTCACACGAGTAAAAGTCAAGGTCTCATCTCCTGGATCCGCAAAGATTCCTCATAGCATCCAGAGGCAAGTTTGGGTGATGCCCACCAGGAAACTAGCATTGTCCGCTGGTGGAGTCATTCATTGAGCCGCAAGACAGAAAGAGATACTACGGGGTGCTCCCTACGAAGGGTTGGCCAATAAAGCCGCTGCGGAGCCGCCATGTCTTCAACGCTAGGGGTTCTTTAAGCAGATGGGCTGGGGAACTACTGGGGGGATGGTGATGTCTCCGCCATGTCCCACAGCTCCATCGACCTCACGATGTGGCGCAGCTGGCTAAATTCGTCGCGGCTCTTCTCTGCCGTTTCGAGATTGGAAGTCAATAAGTATTAGCAATAGACATTTTGCCCTTTACCATGCACTGTG
This region of Purpureocillium takamizusanense chromosome 9, complete sequence genomic DNA includes:
- a CDS encoding uncharacterized protein (SECRETED:SignalP(1-16~SECRETED:cutsite=AIA-AP~SECRETED:prob=0.4589)), producing MKAVWVVLLAAVSAIAAPAPAPEAAPEANPEPAPGGYGNYGNYGKYGSYGSYPPPKGGYKDYGHYKE
- a CDS encoding uncharacterized protein (COG:S~TransMembrane:2 (i71-87o93-112i)~EggNog:ENOG503NZKH), translated to MRESDHESGAVPTRLQLLGTPLASYKAGGKLESAPSSELGHIHQHSDQADSTLLEELPIFQRHNESTTIELFYDLFFVANLATFSNIHEIQSVSTLTSYVGFFCVLWFTWCLTSMHDIRFVSDSLSSRIAKGAHLGVMVGLAVAGPKYASEGHPAQLRVLGNSSIFPDFFSLSG
- a CDS encoding uncharacterized protein (TransMembrane:2 (o496-515i522-542o)~COG:K~EggNog:ENOG503NX8E); the protein is MSSVKATKKSAFSCEPCRRRKVKCGGEQPVCHRCAARNDDCVYKLNPTLSYTQRLEERIKELEEQLAIVAKSPASAAASSHSSPPVGAAHDASSSARCPDEHGVTRGFRGLKIDDRGGITYHGTTSFFNLPSDRLPVGSEYMTSNDSNVQRRERLVNNAWQQRALENLSDIPEPFQYLLNVHWCWINPLFGFLYRPAFTRDMQSLGPYYSHTLLNAVISHSIRWGQNDPSTKRLLDESYDGGAVFAKHARSMVFDELSRGICTIPTIQTLLLLSAQECSLGNTTQAWTYSGIAFRLIDHLGICVDAQRYPGSLPLSDEDLEIRHRIFWSCYFWDKLISLYLGRSPSIQQTSISPPQIVFDDSAEEDIWVPFGAQQVGVTWKYPPTTAHSASCFMSMCRLSVIFNEILIHMYDPLSQNTDAEVQDCLRAQEPAFQQWWDQLAPHLKLDPLALPAMAPPSHIVTMNCLYHTFKILLYRPMLTGRGRGTEEGSAQIKSYLVECVTSATAIITIFDLFCRTFTMNYCVLSLAYSVYIAASIFLLQVQATPDAQQAMRKLSYCIQCLDQVKNFSPVINSALNLLTRELAAIGMGLDTPSPRQPGPYPASRPEMSMPASGYPHSEEPRQMPLPSHPLFQPALNHNFGPESMAMHPGVFEAMSTLEPLSVRVAAIHESENQSTFG
- a CDS encoding uncharacterized protein (COG:S~EggNog:ENOG503NZKH~TransMembrane:3 (o128-147i159-177o183-207i)); translation: MNTLIVDVSEKLSANYSAEAVSGPFIEEVQLAINHTFAAYPPEDAAETSEIIEELLKTLKEQLFDAASSAASNLDEVNNSIVEITSKVFTTIMSKYGFEAPEESMEAADDFAGDLTARIHSAILFFEYFFIAAGFSLIILGILGLVNVRTYTLGSWLRFSVHLLLGTGLCLLCLLTTRPDSDWATALAETAWPLPMVALVLLLVISVHHLSRRRERSVDAQKYHFLSKWRKTGASPV
- a CDS encoding uncharacterized protein (COG:S~TransMembrane:1 (i45-69o)~EggNog:ENOG503NX3B), translating into MTNAMNKESHLDNLLSDTDDPGGSEVDLELHELQNRSLRRRSDPALVRVCKPLNVVFLLLAISITSFWAGTYLPFRKSTLDGICAAHTTQWSPVLRDVDVKYGIKQFNGSFLEENIYRQVGTPEVDKAWDDLGVNFGAGIISYEEGIKSGLGRHFVKRAKKYGGGFIVNLEGLHHLHCLNLIRQSLYFNYEHYRDLKQHAFKNEGEILRKHVTHCLDAVRQVLMCNVDTGVLGQVWTVDSDGKELQAFPDFNSKHMCKNFDDIKEWSRKILAPSTDDLPNDYLEPPADGDVVGPIP